The following proteins are encoded in a genomic region of Haloarcula salinisoli:
- a CDS encoding DUF7563 family protein, with product MPECQNCENFVTAAYARVFTPNGVEKPRVCPQCEDKIRDGADIREARSTRR from the coding sequence ATGCCGGAATGCCAGAACTGTGAGAATTTCGTAACTGCCGCATACGCGCGGGTCTTCACGCCAAACGGCGTCGAGAAACCACGGGTCTGTCCGCAGTGTGAGGATAAGATACGCGACGGGGCCGACATCCGCGAGGCCCGGTCGACCCGCAGATAA
- a CDS encoding DUF7090 family protein encodes MEYTLAIDNTPDTVEGGTGILLVHPSTGATDRLDTDFLSTDTDAMLVISTRTTAREVKQKLEYYEVDEERATILDTLSVERGYTRRQSDQVRYVSAPDDLAGIVAETEQFLQDHDGKLRVSFDSVTELIYYADEEQALEAVGDILELLEEYDAVGMFHLAQGVHDDETVAQFRDLFDGVVELGEDDSVTSDF; translated from the coding sequence ATGGAGTACACGCTGGCCATCGACAACACGCCGGACACCGTGGAGGGGGGCACCGGAATCCTGCTGGTACACCCCAGTACCGGGGCGACCGACCGTCTCGACACCGATTTCCTCTCGACCGACACCGACGCAATGTTGGTCATCTCGACGCGGACCACCGCCCGCGAAGTCAAACAGAAACTGGAGTACTACGAGGTCGACGAGGAGCGCGCGACAATCCTGGATACGCTGTCGGTCGAGCGGGGCTACACCCGTCGTCAGTCCGACCAGGTCCGCTACGTCTCCGCGCCCGACGACCTGGCCGGCATCGTCGCCGAGACCGAGCAGTTCCTGCAGGACCACGACGGCAAGCTGCGCGTGAGCTTCGACTCGGTCACCGAACTCATCTACTACGCCGACGAGGAGCAGGCCCTCGAGGCCGTCGGCGACATCCTCGAACTCCTCGAGGAGTACGACGCCGTCGGGATGTTCCACCTCGCCCAGGGCGTCCACGACGACGAGACCGTCGCGCAGTTCCGGGACCTGTTCGATGGCGTGGTGGAACTGGGTGAAGACGACAGCGTCACGAGCGATTTCTGA
- a CDS encoding DUF2391 family protein, translated as MSRRRRYRVADTAQQVVGGFLLAGPFVVTEEVWVLASNMTGYHAAAVVAIVFAIGYGALYKADDDRDLEREAEVAGVPIRFVSLMLVAFGSVAVLALALTAPQTFLVEAGILPNPTPRAVALTTVKAVAVGAIFSVVGAATADSVF; from the coding sequence ATGTCGCGCCGTCGCCGCTACCGCGTCGCCGACACGGCCCAGCAGGTCGTCGGCGGGTTCCTGCTGGCCGGTCCCTTCGTCGTCACCGAGGAGGTGTGGGTGCTGGCGTCGAACATGACCGGTTACCACGCGGCCGCCGTGGTCGCTATCGTCTTCGCCATCGGCTACGGCGCGCTGTACAAGGCCGACGACGACCGGGACCTAGAGCGGGAGGCCGAGGTCGCCGGGGTCCCGATTCGGTTCGTCTCGCTGATGCTCGTCGCCTTCGGTTCCGTGGCAGTCCTCGCGCTGGCACTGACCGCGCCCCAGACCTTCCTGGTCGAGGCGGGGATACTGCCGAACCCGACGCCGAGAGCGGTCGCGCTGACGACGGTGAAAGCCGTCGCCGTGGGCGCTATCTTCAGCGTCGTCGGCGCGGCGACGGCCGACAGTGTGTTCTGA
- a CDS encoding class I SAM-dependent methyltransferase: MSVSDEFDDWAARGKDRGMEDRHWHTAKHVLARMPVEAGDTVLDLGSGSGYAGRALKETADAGRAYGIDASPAMAANARSYTDDGDVGFLVGDFEHLPFETDTVDHCFSMEAFYYASDPHAVLDEVARVLRPGGTFHCAVNYYEENVHSHAWDELVEVPMTRWSGPEYREAFREAGLAVAVQDNVPDREIEIPPASEFPTEDWETREAMVERYREFGTLVTVGVAP; encoded by the coding sequence ATGAGCGTCAGCGACGAGTTCGACGACTGGGCCGCCCGCGGGAAGGACCGCGGGATGGAAGACCGCCACTGGCACACCGCAAAGCACGTCCTCGCGCGGATGCCCGTCGAGGCGGGCGACACCGTGCTCGACCTGGGCTCGGGCAGCGGCTACGCCGGCCGCGCGCTGAAGGAGACCGCCGACGCCGGCCGGGCCTACGGTATCGACGCCTCGCCGGCGATGGCCGCAAACGCCCGTTCCTACACCGACGACGGCGACGTGGGCTTTCTGGTGGGCGACTTCGAACACCTCCCCTTCGAGACCGACACCGTCGACCACTGCTTCTCGATGGAGGCCTTCTACTACGCCAGCGACCCCCACGCCGTCCTCGACGAAGTTGCCCGCGTGTTGCGCCCGGGCGGCACCTTCCACTGTGCCGTGAACTACTACGAGGAGAACGTCCACTCCCACGCCTGGGACGAGCTCGTCGAGGTGCCGATGACCCGCTGGAGCGGCCCGGAGTACCGCGAGGCGTTCCGTGAGGCCGGGCTGGCGGTCGCCGTCCAGGACAACGTCCCCGACCGCGAGATAGAGATTCCACCGGCGAGCGAGTTCCCCACCGAGGACTGGGAGACCCGCGAAGCGATGGTCGAACGCTACCGGGAGTTCGGCACGCTCGTCACCGTCGGCGTCGCGCCCTGA
- a CDS encoding AI-2E family transporter has protein sequence MPTRQRTYVIAGLLVLLVALSMLLLSSVLATVFFAITVAYVLFPLSEWFVDRGLSKRLAAAVSTAIAFVAGSLVLVPLVAVLYRRRRDLFGFFQRLPDEVTLAVGEFSYRIDIQSWLVTARDALGDVAVQFASETPILALKGVLFTILVYALLWQPSAPGKVVYRTVPTPYHDIVERFHRRLRSTLYAIYVLQAATAFGTFIVAWVLFALLGYNGAFALAVTAGILQFVPVVGPSVVILAIAASEAIAGDAVGAVLITVLGLTLVGFLPDAVIRPRLARYTTGMPASLYFVGFTGGVLSLGIIGFIAGPVIIALLVEAVELLATENGSAETEPAQASERR, from the coding sequence GTGCCGACTCGCCAGCGAACGTACGTCATCGCAGGACTGCTCGTCCTGCTGGTCGCGCTCTCGATGCTGTTGCTGTCGAGCGTGCTGGCGACCGTCTTCTTCGCGATAACCGTCGCGTACGTGCTCTTCCCACTGTCGGAGTGGTTCGTCGACCGGGGGCTCTCGAAGCGGCTCGCGGCCGCCGTCTCGACGGCTATCGCCTTCGTCGCCGGCTCGCTCGTCCTCGTCCCGCTTGTCGCCGTGCTGTATCGCCGCCGGCGTGACCTCTTTGGCTTCTTCCAGCGACTCCCCGACGAGGTCACCCTCGCCGTGGGGGAGTTCAGCTACCGCATCGACATCCAGTCGTGGCTCGTGACCGCGCGCGACGCCCTCGGGGACGTGGCAGTGCAGTTCGCGAGCGAGACGCCGATTCTCGCCCTGAAGGGCGTCCTCTTTACCATCCTCGTCTACGCGCTGCTCTGGCAGCCCAGCGCCCCGGGGAAAGTCGTCTACCGGACCGTCCCGACGCCGTACCACGACATCGTCGAGCGGTTTCACAGGCGCCTGCGGTCGACGCTGTATGCCATCTACGTCCTGCAGGCGGCGACTGCGTTTGGTACCTTCATCGTGGCCTGGGTGCTGTTCGCCCTGCTGGGGTACAACGGCGCGTTCGCGCTGGCGGTCACCGCCGGTATCCTCCAGTTCGTCCCCGTCGTCGGGCCGAGCGTGGTTATCCTCGCTATCGCCGCCTCGGAAGCCATCGCCGGCGACGCCGTCGGTGCGGTCCTCATCACCGTCCTGGGCCTTACGCTCGTGGGCTTTCTGCCCGACGCGGTCATCCGCCCGCGGCTGGCCCGCTACACGACGGGGATGCCGGCCAGCCTCTACTTCGTCGGCTTCACCGGCGGCGTGCTCTCGCTGGGGATTATCGGCTTCATCGCCGGCCCGGTGATAATCGCGCTGCTGGTCGAGGCGGTGGAACTGCTGGCGACCGAGAACGGATCGGCCGAGACGGAGCCGGCCCAGGCGTCGGAACGACGGTGA
- a CDS encoding sulfurtransferase, whose amino-acid sequence MTDIVSADWVADNLDRLRVVDVRDGWEYDAMAHLPGAVSIPFDRFRKESGDSEGMLPSHSQWASLLGPAGISADSEIVAYDDHHGVFAARFLVTAALLGHDPEKLYLLDGDFSSWQLEQPTSSETPDIAETDYSVDPPEATPLVDADRVAAASDDPDAVLVDTRDESEYAAGHIPGAVLLDWRELVDDETRGLLPREEALAVLESVGIVPEKRVVLYCNTARRISHTYVVLRHLGFEDVEFYEGSLTEWEAQDRPLEPGSPDA is encoded by the coding sequence ATGACCGATATCGTCTCCGCCGACTGGGTGGCGGACAACCTCGACCGACTGCGCGTCGTCGACGTGCGGGACGGCTGGGAGTACGACGCGATGGCGCACCTCCCCGGTGCAGTCTCGATTCCGTTCGACCGCTTCCGGAAGGAGTCGGGCGACAGCGAGGGGATGCTGCCCAGCCACAGCCAGTGGGCGTCGCTGCTCGGTCCGGCCGGTATCAGCGCCGACAGCGAGATAGTCGCGTACGACGACCACCACGGCGTCTTCGCCGCTCGCTTCCTGGTGACGGCGGCGCTGCTGGGCCACGACCCCGAGAAACTGTACCTGCTCGATGGCGATTTCTCCAGCTGGCAACTGGAACAGCCGACCAGCAGCGAGACGCCCGACATCGCGGAAACCGACTACAGCGTCGATCCGCCCGAAGCGACGCCGCTGGTCGACGCCGACCGGGTCGCTGCCGCCAGCGACGACCCCGACGCCGTCCTCGTCGACACCCGCGACGAGTCCGAATACGCCGCGGGGCACATCCCCGGCGCCGTCCTGCTTGACTGGCGCGAGCTCGTCGACGACGAGACCCGGGGGCTACTCCCCCGGGAGGAAGCGCTCGCAGTCCTCGAATCGGTCGGCATCGTCCCCGAGAAACGCGTCGTCCTGTACTGTAACACGGCACGGCGCATCAGCCACACCTACGTCGTGCTCCGGCATCTCGGCTTCGAGGACGTGGAGTTCTACGAGGGCAGTCTCACCGAGTGGGAGGCCCAGGACCGGCCCCTGGAACCGGGCTCGCCCGACGCGTAG
- a CDS encoding sulfurtransferase has product MTEYANDVLVSADWASEHLDDFQDDDSDLRLVEVDVDTEAYDEAHAPGAIGFNWETDLQDQTTRDILSKDEFEATMGEAGISEDDTVVLYGDNSNWFAAYTYWQFKYYGHDDVKLLDGGREYWLENDYETTDEVPEFSATTYTASGPRESIRAYRDDVENAVDKELPLVDVRSPEEFSGEILAPPGLQETAQRGGHVPGAENISWAAVTNDDGTFKSYDELEELYAEYGIDGDSTTVAYCRIGERSSVAWFALHELLGYEDTINYDGSWTEWGNLVGAPIEKGN; this is encoded by the coding sequence ATGACTGAATACGCCAACGACGTGCTCGTCTCGGCCGACTGGGCCAGCGAGCACCTGGACGACTTCCAGGACGACGACTCCGACCTCCGACTGGTCGAAGTCGACGTCGACACGGAAGCCTACGACGAGGCCCACGCGCCCGGCGCCATCGGCTTCAACTGGGAGACAGACCTGCAGGACCAGACCACCCGCGACATCCTCTCGAAAGACGAGTTCGAGGCGACGATGGGCGAGGCCGGCATCAGCGAGGACGACACCGTCGTGCTGTACGGTGACAACTCCAACTGGTTTGCCGCCTACACCTACTGGCAGTTCAAGTACTACGGCCACGACGACGTGAAGCTCCTCGACGGCGGCCGCGAGTACTGGCTCGAGAACGACTACGAGACCACGGACGAGGTTCCCGAGTTCTCGGCGACGACCTACACCGCGTCCGGTCCGCGCGAGTCCATCCGCGCCTACCGCGACGACGTCGAGAACGCCGTCGACAAGGAGCTGCCGCTGGTCGACGTCCGCTCGCCCGAGGAGTTCTCCGGCGAGATTCTCGCGCCCCCCGGACTCCAGGAGACCGCCCAGCGTGGCGGCCACGTCCCCGGCGCAGAGAACATCTCGTGGGCCGCCGTCACGAACGACGACGGCACCTTCAAGAGCTACGACGAGCTCGAAGAGCTCTACGCCGAGTACGGCATCGACGGCGACTCCACGACGGTCGCGTACTGCCGCATCGGCGAGCGCTCCTCGGTCGCCTGGTTCGCCCTGCACGAGCTGCTGGGCTACGAGGACACCATCAACTACGACGGCTCCTGGACCGAGTGGGGCAACCTCGTCGGCGCCCCCATCGAGAAGGGCAACTGA
- a CDS encoding PAS domain S-box protein — translation MNQPDSKAAHREQVYEAFADRRQSLAAAVEAALEAGVGRLGVGIGFLTRIEDGTQYIEHAVGDHAAIQAGEQCPLDEAYCRRTVQLDGHLSVQDATSSAEVPQQAYEAFGLGSYIGCKIVVDEDVYGTVCFADQEPRERPFSEAEELFVELVARLAGRAIERRAYEREQAERTAQIETEKRRFEGIAENSFDVLYRIDTDGELTYVSQAVERVLGYEPDELVGDNFATLVSDGTTPSALSAFTRLLDGETVQGLEIAFTHRDGHQVSMEVNATPITDDDAVTAVQGVGRDITERKERESELRLRTRAMDAAEVPITMADATARDNPIVYANDAFETVTGYSKGQIIGNNCRILQGPGTDDEGVRTLREGIDAQRPVTAQILNYRRDGTPFWNRITVTPIADDTGTVTHYLGFQQDVTEQQRITRLVELLNRVLRHNLRNELTVIEGYTDFIHESPEGMDIQAKIRRPLRRLVSLSERARELEKIAKAAREPDRIDPTELLSGVADQHREGATVDISVDTDRDICAGTELETAIDELVTNAVTHDPDDHTTVSLSARDDGDWVVVTVADDGPGIPPMEVAVVEAGQETPLEHGKGLGLWLVNWVVTQYGGSFQLSVDDGTVATLRLPAIAADQSIEDAARRPTALLR, via the coding sequence ATGAACCAGCCGGATTCCAAGGCGGCCCATCGCGAGCAGGTGTACGAAGCCTTCGCCGACCGGCGACAGTCGCTCGCGGCGGCCGTCGAGGCCGCGCTTGAGGCCGGTGTGGGTCGCCTCGGTGTCGGAATCGGGTTTCTGACGCGTATCGAGGACGGGACACAGTACATCGAACACGCTGTCGGCGACCACGCAGCGATACAGGCCGGCGAGCAGTGTCCGCTGGACGAGGCCTACTGTCGGCGGACCGTCCAGCTGGACGGGCACCTGAGCGTTCAGGACGCCACGTCGTCGGCCGAGGTCCCCCAGCAGGCCTACGAGGCGTTCGGGCTGGGCTCGTACATCGGCTGCAAGATCGTCGTCGACGAAGACGTCTACGGGACGGTCTGTTTCGCCGACCAGGAGCCGCGCGAGCGACCGTTCTCGGAGGCCGAGGAACTGTTCGTCGAACTCGTCGCTCGGCTGGCCGGCCGGGCTATCGAGCGCCGGGCCTACGAGCGCGAGCAGGCCGAACGGACGGCCCAGATCGAGACCGAGAAACGCCGGTTCGAGGGTATCGCAGAGAACAGCTTCGACGTCCTCTACCGTATCGACACCGACGGCGAACTGACCTACGTTTCACAGGCCGTCGAGCGAGTGCTGGGTTACGAGCCAGACGAACTCGTCGGCGACAACTTCGCGACGCTGGTCAGCGACGGCACGACGCCGTCGGCGCTGTCCGCGTTCACGCGGCTGCTGGACGGCGAGACGGTCCAGGGACTGGAGATCGCGTTCACCCATCGGGACGGCCACCAGGTTTCCATGGAGGTCAACGCGACGCCCATCACGGACGACGACGCCGTCACCGCCGTCCAGGGCGTCGGCCGCGACATCACGGAACGCAAGGAGCGCGAGTCGGAGCTCCGGCTCCGGACCCGGGCGATGGACGCCGCCGAGGTCCCCATCACCATGGCCGACGCCACGGCACGGGACAATCCCATCGTCTACGCGAACGACGCCTTCGAGACGGTCACCGGCTACAGTAAGGGCCAGATAATCGGGAACAACTGCCGGATACTCCAGGGGCCCGGCACCGACGACGAGGGCGTGAGGACACTTCGGGAGGGTATCGACGCCCAGCGACCGGTGACGGCCCAGATTCTGAACTATCGGCGCGACGGGACCCCGTTCTGGAACCGCATCACCGTGACGCCGATCGCCGACGATACCGGAACGGTGACCCACTATCTGGGCTTCCAGCAGGACGTCACCGAGCAACAGCGCATCACCCGCCTCGTCGAACTGCTGAACCGCGTCCTCCGGCACAACCTCCGCAACGAGCTCACCGTCATCGAGGGGTACACCGACTTCATCCACGAGTCGCCCGAGGGGATGGACATTCAGGCGAAGATACGGCGGCCGCTCCGACGGCTGGTGTCGCTCAGCGAGCGCGCCCGTGAGCTGGAGAAAATCGCGAAGGCGGCCCGCGAACCGGACCGAATCGACCCGACCGAACTCCTCTCGGGCGTCGCCGACCAGCATCGTGAGGGCGCGACGGTCGATATCAGCGTCGACACCGACCGGGACATCTGTGCCGGCACCGAGCTTGAGACCGCCATCGACGAGCTGGTGACCAACGCCGTCACCCACGACCCCGACGACCACACGACGGTCTCGCTGTCCGCCCGCGACGACGGCGACTGGGTCGTCGTGACTGTCGCCGACGACGGTCCCGGCATCCCGCCGATGGAGGTCGCCGTCGTCGAAGCAGGCCAGGAGACCCCGCTCGAACACGGGAAGGGGCTCGGGCTCTGGCTCGTCAACTGGGTCGTCACCCAATATGGCGGCTCGTTCCAGCTTTCGGTCGACGACGGCACCGTCGCGACGCTCCGACTTCCCGCTATCGCGGCCGACCAGTCCATCGAGGACGCCGCCCGGCGACCGACGGCGCTGTTACGATAG